One Acidobacteriaceae bacterium genomic region harbors:
- a CDS encoding glycosyltransferase produces MNPPSLSIVIPAYNEGARIENALDRVLSCVAERRWNAEVLVVDDGSSDSTAKIVCEWMKSHPNLHLIHNDGNRGKGFSVRNGLLQAQGAVVMFTDADLSSPIEEAERLFAALDAGADVAIGSRWLERQRQTIHQPLYRRFFGRCFNWVTRKLMGLPYKDTQCGFKAFKRDAAQVIFRLQTIERWGFDPEILFIARKLGYRIDEVPVTWGHDERSRISYLKDGMKMLQDMAHIRRNSLRGRYDEAIAAMKDTSTMITAPAARPDPIPAKAIR; encoded by the coding sequence GTGAACCCTCCCAGCCTCAGCATCGTCATCCCGGCCTACAACGAGGGCGCGCGGATCGAAAACGCCCTCGATCGCGTCCTCTCCTGCGTCGCCGAGCGCCGCTGGAACGCCGAAGTCCTCGTCGTCGACGATGGCTCTTCCGACTCGACCGCCAAGATCGTCTGCGAGTGGATGAAGTCCCACCCCAACCTTCACCTCATCCACAACGACGGCAACCGCGGCAAAGGCTTCTCCGTCCGCAACGGCCTCCTACAGGCCCAGGGCGCGGTCGTCATGTTTACCGACGCTGACCTCTCCTCGCCCATCGAGGAAGCCGAGCGTCTCTTCGCCGCACTCGATGCCGGCGCCGACGTCGCCATCGGCTCCCGCTGGCTCGAGCGCCAGCGCCAGACCATTCACCAGCCCCTCTACCGCCGTTTCTTCGGCCGCTGCTTCAACTGGGTCACCCGCAAGCTCATGGGCCTGCCCTACAAGGACACCCAGTGCGGCTTCAAGGCCTTCAAACGCGACGCCGCGCAGGTCATCTTCCGTCTCCAGACCATCGAGCGTTGGGGCTTCGACCCCGAAATCCTCTTCATCGCCCGCAAGCTCGGCTACAGGATCGACGAGGTACCGGTCACCTGGGGTCATGACGAGCGTTCCCGCATCAGCTATCTCAAAGACGGCATGAAGATGCTCCAGGACATGGCCCACATCCGCAGGAACTCACTCCGCGGACGCTACGACGAAGCCATCGCCGCCATGAAGGACACGAGCACCATGATCACCGCCCCCGCCGCCCGCCCCGACCCCATCCCCGCAAAAGCAATCCGTTAA
- a CDS encoding helix-turn-helix transcriptional regulator → MPGLRNTIRELRADREMTQQELADAIGVTRQTVIAIELDKYSPSLETAFRIARVFEVPLEQVFQYEGKKR, encoded by the coding sequence ATGCCGGGGCTCAGGAATACGATTCGTGAGCTGCGTGCGGACCGCGAGATGACGCAGCAGGAGCTGGCGGACGCGATTGGCGTGACGCGGCAGACGGTCATCGCGATTGAGCTGGATAAGTATTCACCGTCGCTGGAGACGGCGTTCCGGATTGCGAGGGTATTTGAGGTGCCGCTGGAGCAGGTGTTTCAGTATGAGGGGAAGAAGAGGTAG
- a CDS encoding alpha/beta fold hydrolase — MNRAWMRFVVAVAGVVFVLPAVAEQAAGDWIGQLNGGFKVRIHISQSSSGYSGYLTNPSGNQTDLDQVTSDGSHLHFAVNKLSLSYDGRWDAGQSAWDGKLTFQQVYPLALKRATVADLAPAIHNRPQEEAIAKGPLPYGQQEVVFENGGAHVRFAGTMSVPQGKGPFPAVVLVSGTGHNTRDEDVWGHKVFVVLADALSRRGFAVLRYDKRGVAGSGGDFDSATTADFASDADSAVEWLRSQPKIDAQRVGVLGHSEGGIIGPMVAAADKNVAFVVMIAGPALRGDRLFVLQSARTAKVYGAPEDYMARRKVFDQKLYDAIVAAPTGEAARAVADKMVAEGVQEKLVDANEAEGLARDDTSAWERYFLAYDPAPTLARLTVPVLAIYGALDVQVPADEDAAAARVALEKNARATVVTLPGKNHLMQDAKTGGPNEYNDIEETMSPTALDLIVGWTAKIAM; from the coding sequence ATGAACAGAGCATGGATGCGCTTTGTGGTGGCTGTGGCCGGGGTTGTGTTTGTACTGCCGGCGGTTGCTGAGCAGGCTGCGGGAGATTGGATTGGTCAACTGAACGGTGGGTTCAAGGTAAGGATTCACATCAGCCAGTCGAGTTCCGGGTACAGCGGCTATCTAACCAATCCGAGCGGCAATCAGACGGACCTGGACCAGGTGACCAGCGATGGGTCGCATCTGCACTTTGCGGTGAACAAGCTGAGCCTGAGCTACGACGGCAGATGGGATGCGGGACAAAGCGCGTGGGACGGCAAGCTGACGTTTCAGCAGGTGTATCCGCTGGCGCTGAAGCGTGCGACGGTGGCAGACCTTGCGCCGGCCATTCACAATCGGCCGCAGGAAGAGGCAATTGCCAAAGGGCCGCTGCCATATGGGCAGCAGGAGGTTGTGTTCGAGAACGGCGGCGCGCATGTGCGGTTTGCCGGAACAATGAGCGTCCCGCAAGGCAAGGGGCCCTTTCCGGCGGTGGTGCTGGTCTCCGGCACGGGCCACAATACGCGCGACGAAGATGTGTGGGGCCACAAGGTGTTTGTCGTGCTGGCGGATGCGCTGAGCCGGAGGGGATTTGCGGTGCTGCGGTATGACAAACGCGGTGTGGCGGGATCCGGCGGGGACTTCGACAGCGCAACGACGGCGGACTTCGCGTCCGATGCGGACAGCGCGGTGGAGTGGCTGCGCAGCCAGCCGAAGATCGACGCGCAACGCGTGGGCGTGCTGGGTCATTCGGAAGGTGGGATCATCGGGCCGATGGTTGCGGCGGCGGACAAGAATGTGGCGTTCGTGGTGATGATTGCAGGGCCGGCGCTTCGGGGAGACAGGCTGTTTGTGTTGCAGTCGGCCAGGACGGCGAAGGTGTATGGCGCTCCTGAGGACTACATGGCGCGGCGAAAGGTGTTCGATCAGAAGCTGTATGACGCGATTGTGGCGGCGCCGACCGGTGAAGCGGCGCGAGCGGTGGCGGACAAAATGGTCGCTGAAGGAGTGCAGGAAAAACTGGTGGACGCGAACGAGGCTGAAGGGCTGGCGCGGGATGATACAAGCGCGTGGGAGCGATACTTCCTGGCCTATGATCCGGCACCGACGCTCGCACGGCTGACTGTGCCGGTGCTGGCAATCTACGGGGCGCTGGATGTTCAGGTGCCTGCTGACGAAGATGCGGCGGCGGCGCGGGTGGCGCTCGAGAAGAATGCGCGCGCGACCGTTGTGACGCTGCCGGGGAAGAACCATCTGATGCAGGATGCGAAGACCGGCGGACCGAATGAGTACAACGATATTGAAGAGACGATGTCGCCCACGGCACTCGATCTGATTGTGGGTTGGACTGCAAAGATTGCCATGTAA
- a CDS encoding proline dehydrogenase family protein: MLRSFFIGLSTNKPFRKFSENSSIGRRVSHRFVAGMAVEEAIAAAAELNREGIVVTLDALGESVTDAPHAEASAAVYHRLLDEIASHKLNANVSLKLTQMGMDVGGANSAEGQALAERIVGNLVAHAGRLKNFLRIDMEGSEYTEATIAITERLFARFPGAVGTVLQAYMFRTDADADRLLRQGIRIRLCKGAYKEPPEIAFPAKADVDANYLKLARRMMTSGVFCGIATHDEAIIDELCRFTDAHSIEKSAFEFQMLYGIRRDLQRKLVHKGFGVRVYVPFGTEWYPYFMRRLAERPANVFFLAKNFFRT; the protein is encoded by the coding sequence ATGCTTCGTTCCTTCTTCATCGGCCTCTCCACCAACAAGCCCTTCCGCAAATTCTCCGAGAACTCCTCGATCGGCCGCCGCGTCTCGCACCGCTTCGTCGCCGGCATGGCCGTCGAGGAGGCCATCGCCGCGGCCGCCGAGCTCAATCGCGAGGGCATCGTCGTCACCCTTGACGCCTTGGGTGAGAGTGTCACCGACGCGCCGCACGCCGAAGCCTCGGCCGCCGTCTACCACCGTCTCCTCGACGAGATCGCCTCGCACAAACTCAACGCCAACGTCAGCCTCAAGCTCACGCAAATGGGCATGGACGTCGGCGGCGCAAACTCAGCGGAGGGCCAGGCCCTCGCCGAACGCATCGTCGGCAACCTCGTCGCGCACGCCGGCCGCCTCAAAAACTTTCTCCGCATCGATATGGAGGGCTCCGAGTACACCGAGGCGACCATCGCCATCACCGAGCGCCTCTTCGCCCGCTTCCCCGGAGCCGTCGGCACCGTGCTCCAGGCGTACATGTTCCGCACGGACGCCGACGCCGACCGTCTGCTCCGGCAGGGAATCCGCATCCGCCTCTGCAAGGGCGCCTACAAAGAGCCGCCCGAGATCGCCTTCCCAGCCAAAGCCGACGTCGACGCCAATTACCTCAAGCTCGCCAGGCGCATGATGACTAGCGGCGTCTTTTGCGGCATCGCCACCCACGATGAAGCCATCATCGATGAGCTCTGCCGCTTCACCGACGCCCACAGCATCGAGAAATCCGCCTTCGAGTTCCAGATGCTCTACGGCATCCGCCGCGACCTGCAGCGCAAGCTCGTCCACAAAGGCTTCGGCGTCCGGGTCTACGTCCCCTTCGGCACGGAATGGTACCCCTACTTCATGCGCCGCCTCGCCGAACGTCCCGCCAACGTCTTCTTCCTGGCAAAGAACTTCTTCCGCACCTAA
- a CDS encoding DUF3106 domain-containing protein: MKRITATRGSRLAQVIGVVAVVSAGGAVGQSRHGGGGGQSYRSSAPSYHQAAPAYRQAAPTYRQVAPGYRQGTPEGYRGYSPQQQQYRPQGGGQPERYAQQQVPAPVERRSPQQQQVQPNHVQPNQGQSAQLSQIERRNSQVPGSPRGEHLADWMNQHRNLSPEQQQQALQREPGFNQLPQQTQDRMRNRLAQLNAMDPQRRERILSYNERMEHLSVGERTEVRNSLSQLGSLPPDQRRQVAEGFRQLRALPPEQRGAALNSPQYQYMNPSQRSALNNLLRVEPLLPPSEGQPR; the protein is encoded by the coding sequence ATGAAACGTATCACTGCAACTCGCGGCTCACGCCTCGCCCAAGTCATCGGGGTGGTGGCTGTGGTGTCGGCGGGGGGGGCGGTGGGGCAGTCGCGGCATGGAGGAGGCGGTGGGCAGTCGTACCGCTCGTCGGCTCCCTCGTACCATCAGGCGGCCCCAGCGTATCGGCAGGCGGCTCCTACGTACCGGCAGGTTGCGCCGGGGTATCGGCAGGGCACTCCGGAGGGGTATCGCGGGTACTCGCCTCAGCAGCAGCAGTACCGGCCGCAAGGTGGCGGACAGCCGGAGCGGTATGCGCAGCAGCAGGTCCCGGCTCCGGTGGAGCGGAGGTCGCCACAGCAGCAGCAGGTGCAGCCGAACCATGTCCAGCCGAATCAGGGGCAGAGCGCACAGTTGTCGCAGATCGAGCGGCGGAACTCGCAGGTGCCGGGGAGCCCGCGTGGAGAGCACTTGGCGGACTGGATGAACCAGCACCGCAACCTCTCGCCGGAGCAGCAGCAGCAGGCGCTGCAGCGGGAGCCAGGGTTCAACCAGCTACCCCAGCAGACGCAGGACCGGATGCGGAACCGTCTGGCGCAGCTTAATGCCATGGATCCGCAGCGACGGGAGAGAATCCTGTCCTACAACGAGCGGATGGAGCACCTATCCGTTGGCGAACGCACGGAGGTGCGGAACTCGCTGTCGCAGCTTGGATCGCTTCCACCGGATCAGCGGCGTCAGGTAGCCGAAGGCTTCCGGCAGCTGCGGGCGTTGCCGCCTGAGCAGCGAGGCGCGGCGCTGAACTCGCCGCAGTATCAGTACATGAATCCGAGCCAGAGGTCTGCTCTTAATAATCTGTTGCGCGTGGAGCCGCTGCTTCCACCGTCTGAGGGGCAGCCGCGGTAG
- a CDS encoding sigma-70 family RNA polymerase sigma factor → MSTLALHPGVLGHDLPADRPATAVDLSPERAKERAAAMARGDFSALTDAEIMLELRAGNMAAFDILLAKYRKPIIHFMFRMVHNQAVAEELAQEVFLRVYRSRETYRAEARFSTWLYRIATNLGVNHARDTRHERSASTVYLDEPDAETGTTPDVADETPSAEANLLRRERMNAIRQHVMALPERQRTAVLMHKYEGLDYKQIGEVLKLSESATKSLLFRAYQTLRERLKGFV, encoded by the coding sequence ATGAGCACGCTGGCACTCCATCCCGGGGTTCTGGGTCATGATCTTCCGGCGGACCGTCCCGCCACCGCGGTCGATCTCAGCCCCGAGCGGGCTAAGGAGCGGGCGGCCGCAATGGCCAGGGGCGACTTCTCTGCCCTGACCGACGCCGAGATCATGCTAGAGCTCCGTGCCGGTAATATGGCGGCCTTCGATATACTGCTGGCAAAATATCGCAAGCCGATCATCCATTTCATGTTCAGGATGGTCCACAATCAGGCTGTGGCCGAGGAGCTTGCCCAGGAGGTCTTCCTCCGGGTCTACCGGTCGCGGGAAACTTACCGGGCGGAGGCCCGGTTCAGCACGTGGCTCTACCGCATTGCCACGAACCTGGGCGTAAACCACGCCCGCGATACACGGCACGAGCGCTCGGCCTCGACCGTATACCTGGATGAGCCGGACGCCGAGACCGGAACGACGCCGGACGTTGCCGACGAGACGCCCAGCGCCGAGGCGAATTTGCTTCGCCGGGAGCGGATGAACGCCATCCGCCAGCACGTGATGGCGCTGCCGGAGCGGCAGAGAACCGCCGTTCTGATGCACAAGTATGAGGGTTTGGACTACAAGCAGATCGGCGAGGTGCTGAAGCTCTCCGAGTCTGCAACGAAATCGCTGCTGTTCCGCGCTTACCAGACGCTAAGAGAGCGACTGAAAGGATTCGTCTGA